From a region of the Balaenoptera musculus isolate JJ_BM4_2016_0621 chromosome 15, mBalMus1.pri.v3, whole genome shotgun sequence genome:
- the PLCG1 gene encoding 1-phosphatidylinositol 4,5-bisphosphate phosphodiesterase gamma-1 isoform X3 — protein sequence MLSQVNYRVPNMRFLRERLTDLEQRTSDITYGQFAQLYRSLMYSAQKTMDLPFLEASALRAGERPELCRVSLPEFQQFLLEYQGELWAVDRLQVQEFMLSFLRDPLREIEEPYFFLDEFVTFLFSKENSIWNSQLDAVCPDTMNNPLSHYWISSSHNTYLTGDQFSSESSLEAYARCLRMGCRCIELDCWDGPDGMPVIYHGHTLTTKIKFSDVLHTIKEHAFVASEYPVILSIEDHCSIAQQRNMAQYFKKVLGDTLLTKPVDIAADGLPSPSQLKRKILIKHKKLAEGSAYEEVPTSVMYSENDISNSIKNGILYLEDPVNHEWYPHYFVLTSSKIYYSEETSSDQGNEDEEEPKEASGSTELHSNEKWFHGKLGAGRDGRHIAERLLTEYCIETGAPDGSFLVRESETFVGDYTLSFWRNGKVQHCRIHSRQDAGTPKFFLTDNLVFDSLYDLITHYQQVPLRCNEFEMRLSEPVPQTNAHESKEWYHASLTRAQAEHMLMRVPRDGAFLVRKRNEPNSYAISFRAEGKIKHCRVQQEGQTVMLGNSEFDSLVDLVSYYEKHPLYRKMKLRYPINEEALEKIGTAEPDYGALYEGRNPGFYVEANPMPTFKCAVKALFDYKAQREDELTFTKSAIIQNVEKQEGGWWRGDYGGKKQLWFPSNYVEEMVSPAALEPEREHLDENSPLGDLLRGVLDVPACQIAIRPEGKNNRLFVFSISMASVAHWSLDVAADSQEELQDWVKKIREVAQTADARLTEGKMMERRKKIALELSELVVYCRPVPFDEEKIGTERACYRDMSSFPETKAEKYVNKAKGKKFLQYNRLQLSRIYPKGQRLDSSNYDPLPMWICGSQLVALNFQTPDKPMQMNQALFLAGGHCGYVLQPSIMRDEAFDPFDKSSLRGLEPCAICIEVLGARHLPKNGRGIVCPFVEIEVAGAEYDSTKQKTEFVVDNGLNPMWPAKPFHFQISNPEFAFLRFVVYEEDMFSDQNFLAQATFPVKGLKTGYRAVPLKNNYSEDLELASLLVKVDVFPAKQENGDLSPFGGASLRERGCDTSGQLFHGRAREGSFEARYQQPFEDFRISQEHLADHFDSRERRAPRRTRVNGDNRL from the exons ATGCTGTCCCAGGTCAACTACCGGGTCCCCAACATGCGCTTCCTCCGAGAGCGGCTGACG GACCTGGAGCAGCGCACCAGCGACATCACCTACGGGCAGTTTGCTCAGCTGTACCGCAGCCTCATGTACAGCGCCCAGAAGACG ATGGACCTCCCCTTCCTGGAAGCCAGTGCCCTGAG GGCGGGGGAGCGGCCGGAGCTCTGCCGGGTGTCCCTTCCTGAGTTCCAGCAGTTCCTTCTCGAGTACCAGGGG GAGCTGTGGGCTGTCGACCGGCTCCAGGTGCAGGAGTTCATGCTCAGCTTCCTCCGAGACCCCTTGCGAGAGATCGAGGAGCCTTACTTCTTCCTGGACGAG TTTGTCACCTTCCTGTTCTCCAAGGAGAACAGCATATGGAACTCGCAGCTGGACGCCGTGTGCCCCGACACCATGAACAACCCCCTGTCCCACTACTGGATCTCTTCCTCGCACAACAC GTACCTGACCGGGGACCAGTTTTCCAGCGAGTCCTCCCTGGAAGCCTACGCCCGCTGCCTGCGGATGGGCTGCCGCTGCATCGAGT TGGACTGCTGGGACGGTCCAGACGGGATGCCAGTCATTTACCACGGACACACCCTGACCACCAAGATCAAGTTCTCAGACGTCCTGCACACCATCAAGGAGCATGCCTTTGTGGCCTCAGA GTACCCGGTCATCTTGTCCATCGAGGACCACTGCAGCATCGCCCAGCAGAGGAACATGGCCCAGTACTTCAAGAAAGTGCTCGGGGACACGCTTCTCACCAAGCCCGTGGACATTGCTGCTGACGGGCTCCCCTCACCCAGCCAGCTCAAGAGGAAGATCCTCATCAAG CACAAGAAGCTGGCTGAGGGCAGTGCCTATGAAGAGGTGCCTACGTCCGTGATGTACTCTGAGAACGACATCAGCAACTCCATCAAGAACGGCATCCTCTACCTGGAGGACCCCGTGAATCAC GAGTGGTATCCCCACTACTTCGTTCTGACCAGTAGCAAGATCTACTACTCCGAGGAGACCAGCAGTGACCAGGGCAACGAGGACGAGGAGGAGCCCAAGGAG GCCAGTGGCAGCACAGAGCTGCACTCCAATGAGAAGTGGTTTCACGGGAAGCTCGGGGCGGGACGGGACGGGCGGCACATCGCCGAGCGCCTGCTCACGGAGTACTGCATCGAGACCGGGGCCCCCGACGGCTCTTTCCTCGTGCGCGAGAGCGAGACCTTCGTGGGCGACTACACCCTCTCCTTCTG GCGGAACGGCAAAGTCCAGCACTGCCGGATCCACTCCCGGCAGGACGCAGGGACCCCCAAGTTCTTCCTGACAGACAACCTCGTCTTCGACTCACTCTATGACCTCATCACACACTACCAGCAGGTGCCCCTGCGCTGCAACGAATTTGAGATGCGCCTCTCAGAACCCGTCCCGCAGACCAACGCCCACGAGAGCAAAGA GTGGTACCACGCGAGCCTGACCAGAGCGCAGGCCGAGCACATGCTGATGCGCGTCCCCCGGGACGGGGCCTTCCTGGTGCGGAAACGGAATGAGCCCAACTCATACGCCATCTCCTTCCG GGCTGAGGGCAAGATCAAGCACTGCCGCGTCCAGCAGGAGGGCCAGACCGTGATGCTGGGCAACTCAGAGTTTGACAGCCTCGTGGACCTCGTCAGTTACTACGAGAAGCACCCCCTGTACCGCAAGATGAAGCTACGCTATCCCATCAACGAGGAGGCGCTGGAGAAGATCGGCACAGCG GAGCCCGACTACGGGGCCCTGTATGAAGGCCGCAACCCCGGCTTCTACGTGGAGGCGAACCCCATGCCGACTTTCAAG TGCGCTGTCAAAGCTCTCTTCGACTacaaggcccagagagaggacgAGCTGACTTTCACCAAGAGCGCCATTATCCAGAACGtggagaagcaggaaggaggCTG GTGGCGTGGTGACTATGGTGGGAAGAAGCAGCTGTGGTTCCCGTCAAACTACGTAGAGGAGATGGTCAGCCCTGCGGCCCTGGAGCCTGAGAGGGAG CACTTGGACGAGAACAGCCCCCTGGGGGACTTGCTGCGGGGGGTCTTGGATGTGCCGGCTTGTCAGATAG ccatcCGTCCTGAGGGCAAGAACAACCGGCTCTTCGTCTTCTCCATCAGCATGGCATCGGTGGCACACTGGTCCCTAGATGTGGCTGCCGACTCACAGGAGGAGCTGCAGGACTGGGTGAAGAAGATCAGGGAGGTGGCCCAGACCGCCGATGCCAGG CTCACTGAGGGGAAGATGATGGAGCGGAGGAAGAAGATCGCCCTGGAGCTCTCCGAGCTTGTCGTCTACTGCCGGCCTGTTCCCTTCGACGAAGAGA AGATCGGCACAGAACGCGCCTGCTACCGGGACATGTCGTCCTTCCCGGAAACCAAGGCTGAGAAGTACGTGAACAAGGCCAAAGGCAAGAAGTTCCTCCAGTACAACCGGCTGCAGCTCTCCCGCATCTACCCCAAGGGCCAGCGGCTGGACTCCTCCAATTACGACCCCTTGCCCATGTGGATCTGTGGCAGTCAGCTGGTGGCCCTCAACTTCCAGACCCCAG ACAAGCCTATGCAGATGAACCAGGCCCTCTTCCTGGCCGGCGGGCACTGTGGCTACGTGCTGCAGCCGAGCATCATGCGCGACGAGGCCTTCGACCCCTTTGACAAGAGCAGCCTCCGCGGGCTGGAGCCGTGTGCCATCTGCATCGAG GTGCTGGGGGCCCGGCATCTGCCGAAGAATGGCCGAGGCATCGTGTGTCCTTTCGTGGAGATTGAGGTGGCCGGTGCTGAGTATGACAGCACCAAGCAGAAGACAGAGTTTGTGG TGGACAATGGACTGAACCCCATGTGGCCAGCCAAGCCCTTCCACTTCCAGATCAGTAACCCCGAATTCGCCTTCCTGCGCTTTGTGGTGTATGAGGAAGACATGTTTAGTGACCAGAACTTCCTGGCTCAGGCTACCTTCCCGGTGAAGGGTCTGAAGACAG GATACAGAGCGGTGCCTTTGAAGAACAACTATAGTGAGGACCTGGAGTTGGCCTCCCTGCTCGTCAAGGTCGACGTTTTCCCTGCCAAG CAGGAGAACGGCGACCTCAGTCCCTTTGGGGGTGCGTCCCTGCGGGAGCGGGGCTGCGACACCTCGGGCCAGCTGTTTCACGGCCGGGCCCGGGAAGGCTCCTTCGAAGCTCGCTACCAGCAGCCGTTTGAGGACTTCCGCATCTCCCAGGAGCATCTCGCCGACCATTTTGACAGTCGGGAACGAAG GGCCCCGCGAAGGACTCGGGTCAATGGAGACAACCGCCTCTAG